From the genome of Streptomyces xanthophaeus:
CGAGGCGACGATGCACACCACGCCTGCGACCTCCGGGCACTTCCTGCGGGCGGCCATCCGGTTGCTCCCCGACTCGGAGTCGGCCACCCCGCAGCGCCTCGTCCTGCTCGGCCGGCTGGCACACGTACTCGGCGCCACGGGCGACCTGCGACAGGCCAGGGAAACCATGCACGAAGTGCTGCGGTTCCTGCCTGCCGAACTCACCCGGATCCGGGCCCAGACAGTGCGGGCCTGTGCGACGGTGGAGCAGATTCTCGGGCGCTACACCGAGGCCAGGGCGATGCTGCACAGCGAGTGGAAACGCGTCGAAGGGGTCGACGCCCACGCGGCGGCCCTCCTGCTCGTCGCGCTCGTCGCCGGTGAAAGCGTCGAGCGCGAGCACGGACAGGACCGGGTGGCCGAGGCGATCGCCGCCGCGCGGGAAGTCGGGGATCCCATGCTGCTCGCGACGGCGTTGTCGGCCGCCACACTCATCGACCGGAGGGCGGACCGCCTGGACGAGGCGGCCGCACTCCTGGACGCGCTTCCCGACAGCGACCTGGTCCGGGACATCGATGCGGCCTTCTGGCTGAGCTGGTCGGAAATCTCCGCCGATCGGCTCATGGCGGCGAGCCGGCACATGAGCCGCGGCCTGCAACTGGCCCGCGCGAGCGGCCAGTCCCACAAGATCGCGCTGCTGACCGCGATCCGCGGCATGGCGCATGCCTACCTCGGCGAACTGGCGGCGGCGGCGACCTGCTTCGACGACAGCCTGGAGTCGGCGCAACTGACCGGCAGCGAGGAGCTGCGCGTCATGGCGTTGACCTTCGGGTGCTGGATCACCACCTGGCGCGGTGACCTGGCCGAGGCGATCCGCCTGGGCAAGGAGGCCGTCGTCGTCGACGACCGGACGACAGCCATGAGCTCCTGGCGCAGCGGCCAGGCTGAGGCGATGCTGGCGCAGGCGCTGTTGCACTCGGGTGATCCGCACGCGTGCATCGAGCTGTTGCTCACCAGTGGCGGTGGGACCGAGCTGCCGGCGGTGGGCCCCCGTACCAGGCCACTGGTGTACCTGCTGCTCACGGAAGCGGAGGTCGCGGCGGGCCGGGCCGCCGCGGCCGCGGCATGGGCCGACCGTGCGGAGGACGCGGCGCGCGGGCTCGGGCTTCCGCTGCGCACCGCCATGGCACAGCAGGCCCGCGCGATCGCTACGCTCCCGGTGGATCCCGCGGCAGCCGCACCGCTCGCCGTCGCCGCCGCCGGCACGTTCGGCCGGATCGGGGTGGCTGTGGAGGCCGGGCGGGCGCACTTGCTCGCCGCGACGGCGTACGGCGGCAGCGGGGCGATCGACCAGGCCCGTGCGCACCTCGTGTCCGCCCGCGCGCTGTTCACCCGGTGTGACGCGCAACTGTTCCTGCCCCAGGTCGCGCGCGAGGAGCGGCGCCTGAACGCGCGCGGCCCCCGGCCCGAGAACGGCGCCGAGCGGTTCGACCTGACCGCCCGTGAGGTCGAGATCGTCAACCTCGTCTCGGACGGCCTGACCAACCGGGACATCGGCCTCCGGCTGCATCTGAGTCCCAGGACCGTCGAAGTCCACCTGGGCCGGGCCTACGCGAAGGTAGGCGTCTCCGGTCGGGCTGCTCTGGCCGGCGTGTGGGCCGCCGCGGCGCGTGACTGAGGACGCCGCGGCAGCCGGCACATCAGTTGCCGAGTCCGCGCACGTACAGGTTGAACCTGCGGCCGGTGCCGTCACCGCCCAGGTTCGTCGCGCCGGTCGTGAAAGCGACGTGGTGGCCGTCGGCCGAAATCGCGGGGCTGTAGCTGTGCCCATCGCTCTGTGAGCCGTCGTCGGCGACGCTGACCCTGGTCGTGGTGGCGGTCACCCGGTCTCGCACGTACACGTCCCAGCGGGAGTTGGTGTCGCCGGGCACCAGCTTGTCCTCGCCGGACACGAACGCGATGTAGCGGCCGTCGGCCGAGAGGGTCGTCCGCTCCTGGCCGGGGGTCCTGCCGTCGCTCAGGCCATCGGGGCCGAGGTTCACCTGCGTCGTCGTCCGGGTAACCCGGTCGTACAGGAAGATGTCGGTGTCGAACGGCCCGCCGGTGTCGCCCGCCACCAGATTCGACGCCGTGGATTCGAACGCGACGAAGCGGCCGTCGCCCGAGACGGTCGCCGTGCGACTGGCGGAATTTCCTTCGTCGCCGCCGGGACCGATGCTGATCCGGTCGGTGTACCCGGTCAGCCGATCGTGCACGAACACATCGTCAGCGCGGTTGTTGTCGGGGAACAGGGACAGCGTCCTCGCCCCGGAGGAGAAGGCGACGTAGCGCCCGTCCGCCGATATCGACGGCAGTTGGCTGATGCCGTCGCCCTGGCGAGCGTTCGAATCGACGCTGACCCTGGTGGTCCCACCCGTCTGCCGGTCGCGCACGAAGACGTCGTGGCTGTCGTTGGTGTCGCCGGACACGAGGTTCGACGCGGGGGAGTCGAACGCGACGAACCGGCCGTCGGCGGAGATCGACGGATGGGAACTCTCACTGTCGCTCTGCTCGCCGTGGCTTCCGACGCTGACCGTGGTCGTCTCACCGGTCTGCAGGTCGTGCACGAAAACATCGCGGTAGCGGTTGGTGTCACCGGCCACCAGGTTCGTCGCGAAGGACTCGAACGCGACGTAGCGGCCGTCGGCGGAGATCGACGGATTCCGGCTCACGTTGTCGGCCTGGTTGCCCGCGGAGTCGACGCTGGCCCTGGTGATGACGCCGGTCTGCCGGTCGCGCACGAACACGTCGTCCGCCCGGTTGGTGTCGCCGGCCACCAGATCCCTTGCCGGCGAGGCGAACGCCACGTAACGGCCGTCGGCGGAGATCGACGGAGCACTGGCGGAGTTGCCGATCGGTGTCGTGCCTGCCGGCTTCGGTTCGGCATCCGTGGCATGCGCGACGCCGCCCGCCAGCAGCGCCGCGGCGATTGACGGCGCGAGCACGGCGCGCCCTGCGTTGCGGATTACGGAGTTGCGTCTCATGGGTGTCCTTCTGTTCGGTTCGCCGCCACGGCAGCCATTTGCGCTGATCAGCCTTCCGTGCCGGACCGGCCGAAGCATGAGGGAACCCCCTACACCTTCGCTGTCGCGCTCCACGCTTCTCGTCGGTGCGCCGCCCGGCGGTGCCACTCCTCGGCGAGCAGCCGGTAGGAGTTCACCCGGTCCGCGTGTCCGTGCGTGATCGTGGTGATCAGCAGCTCGTCCGCGCCGGTCGCCTCCTGGAGCCGCTCCAGGTGATCGGCGACGGTCCGGGCGGAGCCGACGAACCGGGTCTCCAGGCGGTCGGCCACCAGCCGCCGGTCCGCGTCGGTCCACGGCAGGGCACGGGCCTCGGCCGGAGTGGGGTAGGGGATGGCCCCCTCGGCCGTCCGGATGCTGCGTACCCAGGCCCCGTACCCGGTGGCCAGTTCGCGCGCCGTCTCCTCGTCCTCGGCCACCACCACGTCGGCCGACACCGACAGATACGGCCGCTCCAGCTCGGCCGAAGGCTTGAAAGCGGCCCGGTACCCCGCGGCCGCCTCCAGTACCGCCGCCGGGCTGACGTGGTAGTTGGCCGTGAACCGCAGTCCGTTGCGACCCGCCGTCTCCGCACTCACCCCGCCGCTGCTGCCCAGGATCCACACCTCCACATCGGCCCCCTCGCCGGGGACGGCATGCGCCTCCACCCCCTCCGGCGAGCGGTACTCGCCCCGCAGCAGCGCGAGCACCTCGTCGACCTGCTCGCCGTACTCCTGCGGCTGGGCCCCCGGCAGGTTCAGCAGTTTCTGCTGGAGGGCCACCCGCGGATGGCCCAGCAGGTGGGCGAAGGAGAACGGGTCGGGGATCCGCAGCCCGTTCGGCGTGTACCCGTCCACGACCGGGGTGTCCGGCAGCTGCGGGCCCGGACCGTCGGACGGCCGGGGGCGGCCCGCCGAACGGCCCAGCCCCAGGTCGATGCGCCCGGGATGCAGCGCGTCGATCAGGCCGAACTCCTCGACGGTCGACAGCGCGGTGCGGTGCCCGAGCTGCACCGCGCCGGAGCCGAGTCGGATGGCCGAGGTCGCGGAGGCGGTCAGCGCGAGTACGACCGCCGGGGAGGTCCCGGCCACCCCGGGATTGAGGTGGTGCTCGGCGAACCAGTAGCGGGCGTAGCCGAACTCCTCGGCCCGCCGGGCGAGATCGATGCTGTGCCGCAGGGCCTCGGCGGCGGTGGAACCTGAGGAGACGGGGACGAGGTCGAGGACCCCGAGAGGGATGCCGGGCATGGCCGGACTCCTTAAAGGCCGGGGAGGGAGGGATCGGGCAAGGCGGGGTCGGGGAAGGCAGGGTCGGGTATCGCGCGGCGCAGGACCGGCGCGATGTCCGACTGGAAGAGTTCGAGCGAGGCGCGGTGGTCCGCCTCGGCGAGCCCGCCCGCCTCGGCCTGGAGGTGCAGGGCCGTGTGGCCGAAGGCCTCGTGGTAGCGGTGCACCTTCTCGATCACCTGCTGGGGGCTGCCGACCAGTGCCGAGCTCCGCTCGACGAAGTCCTCCAGGGTCGGGAAGACGGGGTCCGTGCCCAGCTGCCGGTGGAAGGCGAGGTAGCGCGCGAACGCCGGCCGGTACGCCGCGACCGCCTGCTGCGAGGTGCGGGCCGCGTGGTAGCCGGCCGTGCCCGCGCCGACCACCGCCCGGGCCGGATCGTGCCCGTAGTGCTCCCAGCGCTCCCGGTAGTGGCGGATCAGCTCCGCGTACGGGCCGATCGGGTGGGTGACGTTCGCCGAGAACACCGGATCGCCGTAGCGCGCCGCGAGATCGACCGACTCCCGGCTCGTGGCACTGCCGTGCCAGACCCGCAAGGCCCGCTGGAACGGCCTGGGCAGCACCTCCGCACCGCTCAGCGCGGGCCGGAAGCGCGGCTGCGCGCTCACCTTGTCCTCCCGCCAGATCCGGCGGAACAGCTCGTAGCCCTCGGCGTTGCGTTCCCACTGGTCCTCGGGGGACACCTGGAACAGCTCACGCTGCGCAGTGCCGTTGCCCTTGCCGATCATCAGCTCCAGGCGTCCGTCGCTGAGGTGGTCGAGCGTCGCGTAGTCCTCGTACGCACGCACCGGGTCGAGCAGGCTCAGGGTGGTGACGGCGGTGAACAGCCGGATCCGGCGGGTGAGCGCGGCGATGTGGCCGAGCACCACGGGCGGCGAGGAGGACAGGAAGGGCCGCTCGTGGCGCTCGCCCACGCCGAAGCCGTCGAAGCCGAGCTCCTCCGCCAGCAGCGCGGCGGCGACCACCTCACGGAACCGCTCCCGGGTGGGTTTGAGACCACCCGTCGCCGGGTCGGGGGAGTCCGTGATCAGGGTGATGGCGAGGAATTTCACGAGGCCGTGGCCGTGGCCGAAGCCGAAGCCGGGGCCGGGGCCGGAACCGCGAGCCCGAGGTGGTCGCGCAGGGTGGTGCCCTCGTACTCGGTGCGGAACACCCCCCGCTCCTGGAGCAGCGGTACGACGGAGTCCGCGAAGCCGTCCAGACCGCCCGGGGTGATGTGGGGGACCAGGATGAAACCGTCGGCGGCGTCCGCCTGGACCAGCGTGTTGATCGACTCGGCGATCGTGGCGGCCGAGCCGACGAAGGTCTGGTCGGCGGTGGTCGCGATGACCAGCTCGCGTATCGAAAGGTTCTTGGCCCGGGCCAGCTCGCGCCACTGCCGGGCGGTGGCGAGCGGATCGCGGAACTGCCGTACGCTCGCCCGCCCGAGGGCGATGGTGTTCTCCCCGACCCGGGGGTCGATCTCGGGCAGCGGACCGTCCGGGTCGTAGGCGGACAGGTCCCGGTTCCAGACGTGTTCCAGGTACTTGATCGCGGTCTGCCCGCTGACCTGGAGGCGGCGCACCTCGTGCGCGATCTCCCGCGCCTGCGCGTCGGTGTCCCCGAGGACGAACGTGGCGGCGGGCAGGATCTTCAACTGGTCGTGCGTACGGCCGTGCCGGGCGAGCCGGCCCTTGACGTCCGCGTAGAACTCCCGGCCCGCGTCGAGGGTCCCGTACCGGCCGAAGATCGCGTCGGCGCGGGCGGCGGCGAACTCCCGGCCCTCCTCGGAGTCGCCCGCCTGGAAGATCACCGGACGGCCCTGCGGGCTGCGCGGCACGTTGAAGCGGCCCTCGATGTCGAAGTGCCGGCCCCGGTGGGCGAAGGCCCCGGCCCGCGCGTCGCGCAGGAAGGTGCCGGACCCCGCGTCGGCCGCGATCTCCGAGCCGTCCCAGGAGTCGAACAGCTCGGTGGCGGTGGCCAGGAACTCCTGGGCGCGGGAGTAGCGGTCCTCACGCGGCAGGAATCCGCCGCGCCGGAAGTTCTCGCCGGTGAAGGCGTCCCAGGAGGTGACCACGTTCCAGGCGGCCCGGCCCTCCGACAGGTGGTCGAGCGTGGCGAACTGGCGGGCCAC
Proteins encoded in this window:
- a CDS encoding helix-turn-helix transcriptional regulator, coding for MTVEVMGEAVRGFPGRAREVAILRAVLAGERGTRCVAVTGEPGIGKSRLLTELGKLADTAGWAVRSARAAEFESHIPFGVFVDAVDDRLAELGPEHLAALGQQQLALLATVFPAIPATGPADLVDAERYRLHRAVRALLELVAEPSGLVLVFDDLHWADEGSVELLDHLLRHPPQARLVLALAGRPRQTSLRLWHALSRAVTDGGAELLELAPLSRADAVHVMPEGLGRSRREELYRASGGNPFYLEALVRAGERGVAVGDTALHPDAAIPVSVHAVLAAELAALTPQERVVAHAAAVVGDDFETGSLARTAAMDAGSVLAALDRLAERDLVRLDGATGRFRYRHPLVRSVAYQDAGPGWRLQAHARAASALRSRGAPPAELARHVERSAVRGDLDAVAVLTEAAEATMHTTPATSGHFLRAAIRLLPDSESATPQRLVLLGRLAHVLGATGDLRQARETMHEVLRFLPAELTRIRAQTVRACATVEQILGRYTEARAMLHSEWKRVEGVDAHAAALLLVALVAGESVEREHGQDRVAEAIAAAREVGDPMLLATALSAATLIDRRADRLDEAAALLDALPDSDLVRDIDAAFWLSWSEISADRLMAASRHMSRGLQLARASGQSHKIALLTAIRGMAHAYLGELAAAATCFDDSLESAQLTGSEELRVMALTFGCWITTWRGDLAEAIRLGKEAVVVDDRTTAMSSWRSGQAEAMLAQALLHSGDPHACIELLLTSGGGTELPAVGPRTRPLVYLLLTEAEVAAGRAAAAAAWADRAEDAARGLGLPLRTAMAQQARAIATLPVDPAAAAPLAVAAAGTFGRIGVAVEAGRAHLLAATAYGGSGAIDQARAHLVSARALFTRCDAQLFLPQVAREERRLNARGPRPENGAERFDLTAREVEIVNLVSDGLTNRDIGLRLHLSPRTVEVHLGRAYAKVGVSGRAALAGVWAAAARD
- a CDS encoding LLM class flavin-dependent oxidoreductase; amino-acid sequence: MKFLAITLITDSPDPATGGLKPTRERFREVVAAALLAEELGFDGFGVGERHERPFLSSSPPVVLGHIAALTRRIRLFTAVTTLSLLDPVRAYEDYATLDHLSDGRLELMIGKGNGTAQRELFQVSPEDQWERNAEGYELFRRIWREDKVSAQPRFRPALSGAEVLPRPFQRALRVWHGSATSRESVDLAARYGDPVFSANVTHPIGPYAELIRHYRERWEHYGHDPARAVVGAGTAGYHAARTSQQAVAAYRPAFARYLAFHRQLGTDPVFPTLEDFVERSSALVGSPQQVIEKVHRYHEAFGHTALHLQAEAGGLAEADHRASLELFQSDIAPVLRRAIPDPAFPDPALPDPSLPGL
- a CDS encoding LLM class flavin-dependent oxidoreductase, whose protein sequence is MPGIPLGVLDLVPVSSGSTAAEALRHSIDLARRAEEFGYARYWFAEHHLNPGVAGTSPAVVLALTASATSAIRLGSGAVQLGHRTALSTVEEFGLIDALHPGRIDLGLGRSAGRPRPSDGPGPQLPDTPVVDGYTPNGLRIPDPFSFAHLLGHPRVALQQKLLNLPGAQPQEYGEQVDEVLALLRGEYRSPEGVEAHAVPGEGADVEVWILGSSGGVSAETAGRNGLRFTANYHVSPAAVLEAAAGYRAAFKPSAELERPYLSVSADVVVAEDEETARELATGYGAWVRSIRTAEGAIPYPTPAEARALPWTDADRRLVADRLETRFVGSARTVADHLERLQEATGADELLITTITHGHADRVNSYRLLAEEWHRRAAHRREAWSATAKV
- a CDS encoding TolB family protein, producing MRRNSVIRNAGRAVLAPSIAAALLAGGVAHATDAEPKPAGTTPIGNSASAPSISADGRYVAFASPARDLVAGDTNRADDVFVRDRQTGVITRASVDSAGNQADNVSRNPSISADGRYVAFESFATNLVAGDTNRYRDVFVHDLQTGETTTVSVGSHGEQSDSESSHPSISADGRFVAFDSPASNLVSGDTNDSHDVFVRDRQTGGTTRVSVDSNARQGDGISQLPSISADGRYVAFSSGARTLSLFPDNNRADDVFVHDRLTGYTDRISIGPGGDEGNSASRTATVSGDGRFVAFESTASNLVAGDTGGPFDTDIFLYDRVTRTTTQVNLGPDGLSDGRTPGQERTTLSADGRYIAFVSGEDKLVPGDTNSRWDVYVRDRVTATTTRVSVADDGSQSDGHSYSPAISADGHHVAFTTGATNLGGDGTGRRFNLYVRGLGN
- a CDS encoding NtaA/DmoA family FMN-dependent monooxygenase (This protein belongs to a clade of FMN-dependent monooxygenases, within a broader family of flavin-dependent oxidoreductases, the luciferase-like monooxygenase (LMM) family, some of whose members use coenzyme F420 rather than FMN.) → MSSKPLKQIHLAAHFPGVNNTTVWSDPAAGSHIDFDSFIHFAQTAERAKFDFLFLAEGLRLREQGGEIYDLDVVGRPDTFTVLAALAAVTERLGLTGTINSTFNEPYEVARQFATLDHLSEGRAAWNVVTSWDAFTGENFRRGGFLPREDRYSRAQEFLATATELFDSWDGSEIAADAGSGTFLRDARAGAFAHRGRHFDIEGRFNVPRSPQGRPVIFQAGDSEEGREFAAARADAIFGRYGTLDAGREFYADVKGRLARHGRTHDQLKILPAATFVLGDTDAQAREIAHEVRRLQVSGQTAIKYLEHVWNRDLSAYDPDGPLPEIDPRVGENTIALGRASVRQFRDPLATARQWRELARAKNLSIRELVIATTADQTFVGSAATIAESINTLVQADAADGFILVPHITPGGLDGFADSVVPLLQERGVFRTEYEGTTLRDHLGLAVPAPAPASASATATAS